TCATGATTCTGCAGATTTAGGAATGTGCATGAACTACATCAGTTTTTCCATTAAACTTAAATAGGTCATTATGTATTTGCAATTACAATAGATCCCTACCTCCTtagtttctccctttcttctctttccctctcctctctacGTTTCAGACGTTCCTGATTTCGTTTCTCCTGTTTATCAGCCACAATCCTctaaaagcaaaggaatatATTCATTAAGTTACACTTCAAAATTTCTCAGATGAAGGTGCTATAAAAATAATCTAGACAGTTAATATTCAGTTCTTTCCCTCATGTATATTCCCTTTCCCTTGTGTATATtattccctctctcttcctcagtgtgtgtgtgtgtgtgtatatatatatttttttttccctccaagaAACAGAAGTTATTGCAGAAGAGCTACAGCAAATAGATGGGTGTTACATGAAGACCTGAAATACATAGCTATATTAAGTTTTTCATGAAGGGGAATTCAGAGCAGTAAGTCATGCTTTTAATTTGAGAGTTTCCATGCCAATCCGATCGTATTTTGGCCACTGGGGAAAGGTAGGAAGGAATCAGAGCTGGGAGAGTTAATTGTTTTAGTAATTCCTTCAGCTACGCTGTGACAAAAAGAAATCCTTAGTCTTAAAGGACTTGGCTGGGCTGATACCTAGCTTTGAGGCTACTTGTTTCTGTATTGTGAACATGAGATGTAATTAGAGAGGATGCTTCAGCTGCTAGCCCCCAGGTTGAACTCACTACTACTGGGGACAAGGCACACTCAGTAGAGGGCCCTCAGATGTGGAACTCACAACTGGAGATCTGGCCAAACCCAAGTCTCGCCACCTTCTGGACATGATGCAAGAAATTCAACTCTTTGTAAAGACCTTCTTCTGAGATGTGGAATTGCCCCAGCAGCATCTTGATTAGATCTCTGAGGAGAGCtctgaggaaggaggggatagttattgttttctttttttgttagcGAAGTACttcaaaagattattttattgatGCTTTGGGAATGTGAAATAATTAtccatgcatatttttttttggaATTGTGTAAATAATCAGTTATTTCAACCCTTTATGTCAAATCATATCTATACTTCCTTGTACAATATCAGTACTTTAACAAGCAAGGATTCTTGTTCAAGTGACTCTTTGCATAATTTCATGGAGCGATGAGAGGAAGCGCACATGATCTATTCTAGGCATCTAAGGTTTAAGTTACAGCAGCTATATTTAGGAGCCTAAGTTGCCAATAAATTCAACGGAAAGAGTTGGACTTTCCAATGAGTAAGTCACAGTATCCATGCAAGACAGCTGGAATATTATGAAATATAAACCAAGCCAATTTAGTCAAACTCAGtagcagcattttctgcttttaggGCTTCAACTCATTTAGCTATTATCTTTAGTGATTTCTACAGTTAAATGCTTAACTGAGCCTTGAACTCCATAATTTGCAGATTAAGATCATAAATGGCATCGGTGTCCAAATCCATCCTCTTGAATACCAAAAGTCTAGAATATAATTCCAGTAAGTCTTTCTTCCAGCACACAATTTCTGGTCACGTTAATGTTGTTTAGGATAATATTCCAACTGGATTTCAAATGTTCAAACTACAGAGAACATGCAACCTCTCcataacaattattttaatagctaGCCTGACTTCAATATATACATCTTTTTGTATTCTGACTTGGGATAGCTACAGCCTTGAGTTGTTGGAATTTATTTCATCTATTGTCAGTTAAGCTTAAAAGCCttcaaaaattacttaaaaaaaaaaaaaaagaaatcttctttAGTTGTTGGTACCTATAGAATGAAAGTCACCTCCTAATCTTTGTCCagataaaataaacaagttGAGTTTTAGTCTTTCACCATACAGCAGGCTGTTTGAGCTCTAAGCATTTCTGTAGatgttttttgaaagctttgccATGTGTTATCATGCTCCTTTCACATTGGTACCAAAAATGAGGATTTCAACACCAGCCCTATTAACATTTTATcctaattaaataaataaaatatcactCAGGCCCACTACATGTTATTCTATTTTCAAGAGTCTCATTATTACTTTCAGCCAATCAACTCGCTAAAACTAAAGTTCATTTGGTTATCTCCTATGACTGCTAAATATGTTTCAACATCCCTGTTCAAAATACTGTTCTCCGTTTTACAAGTGGAATCGCACTCTTTGTTCCCAAGATGCATTACTGTGAACATGTGTTTTAATATACCTCGGTGCAAAAGAGGTTATCTTATCAAATTATCCAGATAACCGAGACTAAATTGGAATGTTTAGCGTTTTGTAGACTAATGAAATCCCAAATTTTTAAGTAATATGAAAAAATTCACACGCccagaaagaaatattccatTAAGGTTGTCTGGCAAATAAGTAGgagcacacacatacacacaaaaatataagAATGATTTACCCTGAGTTCCTCAAGCTTCTCTCTTATTTCAATAAATCCTAAATGCAGTTTTCCTCCGAAGTGGTCAGCAAGTCGTCGGTCATTGTCATGAAGACCAAGATAAGCTGAGCACACTTCACAAACCCGtagcttctgctgctgaaagctgGAGGCAGGCATAGAATTCCTGTATACTTCCTAGAAAAAACCCAGTGTGCTAACTATTACTTCTCAATGCCCAGAAATACAAAGATAATACTTTACCAAAGATATACTACAAATTGATAACCAAATTCAATGTACACCAGCACACCCTTTAGTAAATTCACACTATTCATAAATCAAGTGTCTCATTAAGAGACAAGGCAGGTTCCTTCTTTTGAAGATCGGACATATTTAATCGGACATAACCAAATTCAATGTACACCAGCACACCCTTTAGTAAATTCACACTATTCATAAATCAAGTGTCTCATTAAGAGACAAGGCAGGTTCCTTCTTTTGAAGATCGGACATATTTAAAGGCAGGACATCAGCAAGTGGTTTTGCAAATTAAACAAAGTAGGGTGTTTATTAACTTTACTTACGATCATACTACTTCTACGGATAAACAACTTTTTCATATGCAACAGTGAATACACATTAACACTACAATTACTATGGTAACATACTATGAAAATATTATGCCAGTTTTAATTCTAAACCCAGTTTAAAACAGTAGTAGTTTCCTGAGAAATCTACCTGCATTTTAGCCACTAACAAGTTACCTGAGCAAAATTTATTTACAGACACTCAGATGACAGACAAGAAAGACTGCCAGCAACCCCTCTGGCACCATTAAAACAACTGTAGATGTTTGTTTCTATAAATTTAAGTATCTTGGTAAAATACGACATGAAAAAGCTCTTGGTGAGTTCTGCCACCTGAACATTACAACAGGGACTGTTTTGACTTGCCTGATACACAAGCCATTGACCATCTTTCAATGAAGACAATGGTTCACTTCACTGAAGCTTTCCAGTACGAGCCACATCAGCACACCATGAGGCACAACAGAGTTGCCACAGCAAGAGCCATGAGACCAAATGAGGCAAGTCAGTCCAACAAACACAGACACAACTGTAGTGTCCACAGATAAAACTGGCCAATACAGCTAAACTAAGATAAATGCATCATCTGTGGAAGTGagtataattttaatataaataggAGTGTATTTAAAGGTAGAAACTTTGACTGTACCGGATGCagcaaattcttttgttttatatgaAGCAATTAGTTAAGGAAATGACAGCAGGTAAGACATCTTGCATTACACAGATGCCAACCAATTTAATCTTGGACCCTGCCCTCTCCATCCCCCAAGCCTTACACAATCAACttacttctgcttctctcttctttacCCGAGCCTTCTCCACTTCATCCATTACTTTTTGAGATTCTTCCACATTCCCATCAGCTCCAAGCTGTTCTACTTTGGCCAGCAGTTTCCCAATTTCTTCATTCAATTCATGAACTCTTTCAGCCTTGAAAGACAAGGAAAGACTTAACAcaggaaatgcttttaattatgGAAAACAATTTGAACTACTACCGAGTTATTATATGCAAAATTGGTAGGACAGAATTAAGAGAGACATGCAGAGATAACTTCTCCAGGTAAAAGTGAAACAGAAGCTGCCTCATgtaaaaacacacagagaaaggcTGAGTTAAGTCTATGTACCAACTCCAGAGCAGGATTTTGTTCAGAAACTTCAAGTAACTCACACGGTTGTCTATACCACAGTCTTGCAAAATTACTATTTGTACAATCATTCCTTCTagcatgtgcatatatatgcagAAAAACGATGAAAGCTTTTTTCAGTTAGAAGATCTAGAGAAAAGCACATCaaattttgtttactttatGGATGAAGTTTTGATCAAAAACCGTAAGAATTACTAACATTTGTATGGCATGGAATCACAGAGTCAAGGTTCCTGAGCATAAAAATATCAGAGAGGTCTCTTTCCTGTGTTCTCCCCTCCGTGCTTTAAAGGTAGTTTtgggaaggacagaaaaaaatgtcttaatttttcccctcctcagcatGAATTCTCAGATTCAATAGCTTGCCAAAGCCTTAAGTTGATTCCTTAGAAAAACAGACCTTCAAAGAGACATCAGTAACTAGTTTTACATGCTTACTTTAGCTGCAACTTCAGCACTGATCTCTTCTTGGGTTTCAGCTAGTCTTTTCTTAGCCACTTCTGTTCTCCTGTCACAGTCTGCAATAAATGACTGCAGGTGGTCCATTGCCTACAATATCAATAAAAACACTGATCAATGCTGTCGAGAACACGAATATTTCATTAGCCTTAACATTTTCCAGGTTTAAGACTTAACTTTTATAAGTTTATTAGTGAAACCTTTGTAAAACAATAATCTAGCAGTTTATGGTGACTAATCACCTATATTAAtacacaacattttaaaaatcatagtCTACACATTGTCGTAGTTAtaagtatttgcagaaaattGGAAGTGAATCTGTCTTAAGTCTTCCCTAAGAAGTGAGCATTTCTAACATGCATTAAAATTCTTCAAAGGATACTCAGGTTCACCTCACCCAGCCAATACATGCAATACCGTAACTTTTTTCACTCGGGTTTTAAGCTATTAAGCATATTAACACCATCCCTccaaataacaacaaaaaaaccccaaacctttttGTCCTAGTGAAGACTAACTTCCTAGTTGGGAGTTCAAAACTGTATTACTCAAACTACCGTGTACTGAGACACAGCATATGATTTGTTATCCCCaatacaaaattactttcttcaaTAAACATAGAATTTAAGACTCTCTTCAAAGCATACACAGTCTTAACATTCACTTGCTATTTGATAATACTAAGACAGCATCCAGGTTTATGATAATTTGTTCTGTGGAAGGCTGTTAATAGTTCTACCTAGAGATGACTACGAATGCAAATTAAATACTCACATATAATCATGAAGAGGCATGTATCGTTTATGTAACTGACAAGGGTTTCTCTACCTCTTTctataaaattactttccaaAAGTTTTCCTTCAGTGTGTACAAAAACTTAACTTTTATCGCTCAGTTTATCCACCCAAGTACACAAATTATGCTTTCTCTCTACCATTaagataaaatacatacatcAAGCTCAAAGAAGAAATCTTGATCTTTGGATGCTATTTCATAGTCTGCCCTTAATGCCAGGTCATGCACCTTCAGACATTCACCAAGGTCCATTCTCTGAAAAGAGACAGAGGGAAAGTggtgttatttttcagaagtgttatAAGGAATGAAATTAGCATGACTTTCTTTAACAGTCAAATATTCTGAAGCAAATAATCTCCCCTGTAGGAAtgaaaagacagtttaataaagctgTAAGACAATACCAGATCTTTAATAAACATGCACAAATCAGGAAATAGTAAAAGCAGACAATTAACAGCTTATCTTATCATGATGGCTATTTGCATTACAAAGTATCATTAATGTCCTGCAAAAAATGTCGTTTTATTGAAGGTTCAAACAAGTGACTGAAGTGGGACATCCTGTATTGAATTAAAACAGCTTAGGAGAACCAAGTTTCCTGCAAATAACTGGCAATTAAATGTTCAAATGCTTGATCTGAACTGTCTGCACAGTCTATGTGTGTTCCAGTTATATTCATCACCTGAAATAGCTACAACCACAGCACCGCTGTAAGTGCTGCTTAAAAACCGTTCTTTAAGCATTTCAATTAAGATAGCCAAAAATCAAATcccagcaaaacattttgcaggtGAGTGAAGAGGACCTGAGTGTTGGACTATGTTCAAgaatcagggaagaaaaagtgtaGATATTTTACTTGTAATCTAAAACCGTTCTAGAAAGGGCAGGAAGCAAGCATGAACTTAAAAAAGTAAGTAGGCTGCATCACTAATCTTGCATACaacaccactgagaagagtgcCCAGAATCTTATTAGGTAGCgaataatggttttaaattggAATTTGCATAGCACacactctaaaaaaaaaaaaaccaaccagaatTCACATGACAATGCCATGACACACTGTTCACTTTACATGTGTTTTATGCTTCTTTTCCCTCTATTTGGGTTGGATTTGCCCTCCTCAAGACAGtacattttctgatttcttttcttcttagtgGCAATTGTAAATCCATAGCCTGAAAGGATGGCAACTACTCTGAGCCAGCATTACTACTGAAAAATTTTCTGTCCTCCCTTTATCACTGCATTGTGCCACCCTATGCTGGCACTTCTGCCTGTGCAGTTGAACAGTCTGGGTACTGACTGGGTAAAACGTATCTTAGCAAACCAAAAACAGAGGCAATTTTTCAGCAGTGCACCTTTGTCCAACTTGTCAGGCAGCCACACAAACAGATGTGCTGACAATACGTAGGGAGCAACGTAATAGTGGACTTACGCAGCTAAGGCCTCTTACAGTATCAAGAGGCCACTTCAGAAAATCTTGAACAACTTCAGTAATATTAGCAGCAATTTTGAGAGATGAGGGGGCTGTTAGGGAGAATTGCTTTTTGTTAGATGTCTCAGTCAGAAGACAGGAAATTTtgtctccccttctcctctttGATCCAACAGAGTGCAGCCTTATAAATACGTGGCGTAACAGGCAGGGAGCAAGAACAAGCAGGTACAAGAGAAAAGGATTCTTTTTCATTAGCGTTGCTGCTAAAGAAATTATATCGTTGTTGGAACTGCTCCTTAACACATCCTGTATTAGTCTTGGATAATCCTTTGAAAGCACCTTCGCAGAAATATTGCTACTAAATGTCTGTCTTAAAAGCTTTAATAGCAAACCCCAATGTAAagagacataaaaaaaattttttaaactcttaaacCAGTTTGTGTATTATATGCAAAATCAGGCTAAAAAGCACTTCTGCCGGTGTAAGTTATGTAGCATCAGGCAAAGACAATCCATCTTGAGGATGATTCACTACTGTCTAAAGTCTATGCTGGATCAGGATTCCTGAGGACCTTAATAAAGAGAGAGCAGCTCGTATTATAATTTGGCTCATATAGCTAGCTGCAAAGTAGATGGACAGCAGATGGAAATAGACAGAAGATACAGTAAgacacattattttcattttccacataTTCACCTTGCAATTTGGTGCAAAGACACGCTGTCCCCCGGAGGCAAAGAACAAGCATTGGTAGTCAGCCATTTAAAGATGAATCTCATTTGAAACAGAAGATGACTATGAGGGAGACTAATGTTCAGACATTGAGCTACTAAAGGCTTAAAAAGAATGCACATAAACTGTTTTTCACTGTCGACACACTGACTTTCAGACAGACTTACACTACCTAAAGTGATTTACAGAGGAGTCCTGATGAGTAAAGCAAATGAAGGAAGGTGAGAACATCCAAGTCCCCGGGTTAGACATAACTAAAGTCTATTGAATATGCAAAGCCATGCTTTGGGGCTTTTTGCAGTTACTGCACTTCTACTGAagattaaaaccagaagaaaacctATAGATTTGGAGAACCTTTCTTACAAGGGAAGCTATTCTTGAAGATTAGTCTAGAAAATAGTCTAGGCAACCACATGAGAAGCAGGGTATCAGGATTCCTTTCGCTACTGCTGAGCTTTGCTTAAGAAGCTAGTGCCTTCTACTAACAACTTGCTAACCATTTTTCtataatactttttttatttctctagtGTTAGATGGGCAATTAAAGCTACCTGATTTCCCAGAGCTGAGGTTTAGACAACTGGTCTTTCATCCCAACCTCATACTGAAATGATTTAGTAATCATTTTTGTCATCCCATCCACAAAATGGATAGAATGCCTTTGGtattaatacagaaatatgGATGACATAcaattagtttaaaaatgacGCATAGCTCTGCTTCAATCAAATCAggtaccaaaaaaaagaaaaaagagaatcaCATGAGTAAAGTATGAATAGACAAGGAATAGCTGGCCAAGGACTTGGGCAATACAGAATCTGAAGAGTTtattcacaaaataaatatgcacTGAGAGCAGCTGACACTAATAACTGAATCGGAGACTAAACTCTGATGTGAAGCTGTTTCTGGAACATGAAATTAAGGCggctttcttttcagttcttgaGCTACATACAGTGAAATTCCCATTTTGGCACTTTTACAACTACTACACATTCCTTTGACATCACAGATTAGATTATTCAATGTACTCTATATGGAGTGcaaaaagagcacagaaaagccAAAGCTACTTAAAACACAGAGGGCTGATGTTGAGCCAAGTGTGCCGTAATAGCACGCATTATCAACGCTTTCAAAAAACAGCATGCATCTTTGACAGGTTTTGAGAGAAGATACTCTGGGCAGCGTTTATGTAGAGAATTCTTTCTAGCTATAAAGATACCCCTACCAAAGCTGTTCACATTCAGCAagagaatgatttttttgtttgtttgcttgcttagGAATATCTGACATTACTGAAAAATTGTACTGGAGGAACCAGATCTCTCCCTTTATCAAATTGTCAAGGCAACTACTGGAGTCTGGATGAGAATACCCTTGCTATTGATAAAAAGAACCTGCAGATAGACTCAGCATTTGCTGAGATCTTCCTTATTATGGACCTCACTTTTCATCTGCACtaacaattttgtttctgacaGACTTCCAGACTTGTAATAAAGCCTGTCCTTTCAGAAGGGGAGCCTTTAGGATGATATAATAATGCTTGATTTAAGTCCTCTGACTCCACTAACAGGGTTAACTTTTGTAGGATTTCACTAGCAGGAAAGAAGTGCTGAGCTGAAAAGAGACACAAGTTATTAAAGTTCttagcaaacactgaaaattccAGGTATCTTCAGAAGTATAATAAAGACATTTCTCCCTTTAACCATACTCTCACTTCTGAAGACTTCAAGTCCTTAGAATAGATCTTCACTGAAAGACAAAGCCAACAgcagtctttcttctttttaaatgaggcATTTCAGTGTTTACACAGTATTCACTCTTATAGCCCGACTATACATTAACATTGAAGTTAGATAACTGTACAGAGAGTAATAAAACAAACTCTTCACCTAGATAAATTAAACCCATTAAAATGGAGTATGGTACAATCAGTTCACTTTCCTGGCACTGGTCAAAGAAATCAAGAATACGTTTCAAAAGGCTGACATGATCACTTGCCAGGACAACAGAGCACTTTACAATTCATCACCACTGGGCTGAAGGCTACAAACTGAGGTAGCTTATGCAAGCCTAATTAATTTGAGTTGCAAAGCTGAAGCAGTTCACATGATCAAATCAGTCCTGAACTGAAAAGCTGATAACATCCAGCAGAATGTGTGCTTTTTGTAACACTACAGCAAATAATCACACTGGCACACCTAAAATTTAAGCACGGGAGTAGTTCCACTGAGCCAACGGGAATACTGGCAAAGAAATCAACTCCAGATTAAAACACCTTACTAACATCTATCTGCAGATGTGTGAACTATCCAAACTTCTCTTCCACAGTAAAAGGAGATCTAGACAGTACGGTCATTGAGCCTAAAAGGATTCAGCCCACCTTGAGAGAGATACCCAGTGGCTGGCAAACTGAATCTTTCTCTAGGCTCCGCTGCCTAGATCCCTTGTGACTCCAGCACAAGCTTCTACACCTAGCTTCTTAGCTGATACCTAAATTTAGATGTCTTAAACTGGAGCTGAATTCCACCTCTAATAAGCTTAAAGTTAATCACATATTAAAGTATATTGCTAAACCAAGGTCTCAATCAATATGGTTTTAGTCAGCAAGAGTCCTGAAGAGCTGAGTGCAATAAATTCATGAGCACCTCAAGATACTGCAGGACTGAGCTGACAGAGCATACTTTGAGGTCTGcataaatgaaatgcaagaagcAACGTTCCTCAACAAATACACATAAATACAAATGCCAAGTTAATCCACTGAGCAGAAAGGAGTTTCTCAACCATGATTTGCAAGACCACCTACAGTATTTGTGGAATTTTTTCAACAGGGAAGCACAATCAAGCCACTAAGAAAGCCAGATTGCTGCAGAAGTGTTGAACTGCTTGGGGTCTTCAAAGATAGCTAGCAGGCTACTATAAATATTCAGGACATTCCTACTTTTAACCTCATTAAAAGTACT
This portion of the Aquila chrysaetos chrysaetos chromosome 26, bAquChr1.4, whole genome shotgun sequence genome encodes:
- the LOC115336216 gene encoding putative RNA-binding protein Luc7-like 2 isoform X1, yielding MSAQAQMRAMLDQLMGTSRDGDTTRQRIKFSDDRVCKSHLLNCCPHDVLSGTRMDLGECLKVHDLALRADYEIASKDQDFFFELDAMDHLQSFIADCDRRTEVAKKRLAETQEEISAEVAAKAERVHELNEEIGKLLAKVEQLGADGNVEESQKVMDEVEKARVKKREAEEVYRNSMPASSFQQQKLRVCEVCSAYLGLHDNDRRLADHFGGKLHLGFIEIREKLEELRRIVADKQEKRNQERLKRREEREREEREKLRRSRSHSKHTKRSRSRDRRRHRSRSASRERKRRTRSKSREKRHRHRSRSNSRSRSRSHHRSRHSSRERSRERSSKKRSSKERSSRDKERSRDRDRTSRDKDRSSRERSPRDFKDKKRSYESANGRSEDPRSSEEREAGEI
- the LOC115336216 gene encoding putative RNA-binding protein Luc7-like 2 isoform X2, which encodes MDLGECLKVHDLALRADYEIASKDQDFFFELDAMDHLQSFIADCDRRTEVAKKRLAETQEEISAEVAAKAERVHELNEEIGKLLAKVEQLGADGNVEESQKVMDEVEKARVKKREAEEVYRNSMPASSFQQQKLRVCEVCSAYLGLHDNDRRLADHFGGKLHLGFIEIREKLEELRRIVADKQEKRNQERLKRREEREREEREKLRRSRSHSKHTKRSRSRDRRRHRSRSASRERKRRTRSKSREKRHRHRSRSNSRSRSRSHHRSRHSSRERSRERSSKKRSSKERSSRDKERSRDRDRTSRDKDRSSRERSPRDFKDKKRSYESANGRSEDPRSSEEREAGEI